The Helicoverpa armigera isolate CAAS_96S chromosome 5, ASM3070526v1, whole genome shotgun sequence sequence atttgtttaaaaagtaaTCAAATGATGGATAAAACATGATTTTCATTATTGATTCAAATTCTTACCGAATTGTCCATTCGAAGAGCCGTACGAActgactaaaatataaaaaatacactattttagtggtattttataagtaaagctagtattttgttgaatttttttCATACTTACCTTAAGTAATTGTTTCGAAGGCTCCCATTTTACGACAGTCGgctgtttacataaaaataaagcaaaggaTTATAGGGAGCAAATTGTTCCATCTTTGAACCAAatcaaaaataccaaattaatttttttttctgtacttaTTGATGGTTGAGCGATATATTGAGGCTATAGTATTTagctatatttaaatagaatatgAATGAAggcagtaaataaaaaaataataatggcgttTAGATTGTCGGCCATGGCGGCTCTTCTCCATAGCAAGATAAGCTACTTGCGCAGAACATATtttaggctggaaacagtgctcggccgaTGGTCAGTGCTGACCGTACGTCCCGACCGAATctacaaaatcacgcgcgtatCGTCAGCGTAGCTGTGTGCGCGTTCATAGACTTAcacagatatagctacgtcgACCGGTCAGCGcgcgagcactgtttccagccttagtGTTgaagcatttgtgcagacacgcACAGAtgcagtaagtacctattatgtACGTCGTTTTTATTTTTCGGTTAGTTAACTCACCTCTTTACCAGAACGATATTCATACTGTCcctgtacataaaatatttaaaaagttattgacgaagaatttttatataatacgATATTTTGATTATCAATAAAGACACTCGACTCGTATTACAGCAGTTTTTACCTCATACGTTgcctgaaaagaaaaaaaatataattttaaactatttctATGATGAATTTTCTAATTTGATTGATCACATCAGGTTTGGCTCTGGTAAAATAAAGaatcataaacaaataaaacaatcaagACCGTTCATAACTCTTGAAACTACCAGAGTACTtaagctattaaaatattatgtacttagaaaAACTATTTCCTTACTCCTGTTTTTGGAGCCGGTTGATATAATTTAGCCAgctgtaattaaaaaaagatagGGTTATTccttatccctactaatattataaatgcgaaagtaactctgtctgtctgtctgttacgctttcacggctaaaccattgaactgattttaataaaatttggtacagagatagagttgaccttgagaaagaacataggatagtttttattgcgGACCTTTGAAgtgttctcttggaaacgcgatataaccgaacttgacgcgggcgaagccgcgggcggaagctagttggaTATAAATTAGCATTAATGGTAGACCTtagagataatttattttatttaatttgaatttaggtTAACCTTAGAGaaattgtttcaaaatattgtaattactaCTCATTtatttgtgggaaatcatcaaatgacctaaGCATATTATAACCTTACCTGGGTTAGCAgcgagagggagtgtcagactcttactgactaaaatccatcatgttctttcttaagccctttatgtaccagtgatgcggtaactttttcgaacaatcccgcagaacCGATagggtaataaaattattatatgaaCCTTACCTCTGAATCTGACTGATATGGCTGAGGAAACTCTAAggtctgaaaataaataaataagtaactaaAATGTAAACTTACTGCTTTACTCGGCTATACAAAAAACATGGACTTACCGGCATTTTTATAGGAGGTGGTGGTCGTTGCACTTTGTACTAGGtaagaaaatatcaataaaggtttgttacaaaatattttttatgcataaGATCTGCATTTATTCATATAATTCTTGTCGAAAAGCTTTTCGTTTCAAAAGTTGCCTACTATTGACTACACATGATGAAGACGCTATTGGGATTACTTGAGGCGTAAAGTATAAGAAAGTATATTATAAAGTCAGTATTTCTAACTACATATTACTGAAATAAAGAAGCTCATATATTTTTGCCAACTGGCATCGTACTGTTTCAAAAaggataatttatattttcgaCAATTCAGTTAAAATGGCAATAATGTatattatgattattaaaattacttaatactATAGTGATTTACCTGATTATTTGAAGGCTGTTCCTGAAAAATTATCCAACccctttatttattaattagacACTAGTTTATTGATAGGCAATCATTGTTTTAATCTTTGcctaaaaaattaaacaattggAAAGTAACTTACTGGTTGTTGTACTTCGTTGTTAGATGACTGAAGGTTATTTTGcctataaaatatcataattgaATGGACATgtttcgtaaaaaaaattgtgtgtttAAAGTGAAACTACGCAGTACCTGTAGTTCtgtaaaaccttttttcttCGCTCTATTTCTTGTTCAAGCTTATGGTATTCTCTTAAAAGGTTGGCTGTCGGTAAAACCTGAAAAccgtagatagatagatagataaaacatttattcaggaCAATCAAAACCGTACACCGTTCAACTATTTAAGTAACGTAACTATTCTATCTCGATTTGCATGATAATTTTAAGTAGAATTAGTGTTACTTAATCATCGCAGTTCAAATTATTACTATATAGTACACAATACATTACCTATATTAGTTGGAAAATAGACCATGCAATTGTGTATAGAAATATTTAGGTAGCTTTATATATAATTGTGTAACTCACCGCTAAAGTTGGATcctagaagaaaaaaataattatattttattaatcgtCGGAACAATACACCCTTCAATATCACACATAgcttttcatattaattttcaattatttggGACAATATGTATTTCGATTCATCATGAGGTAATAGGTACTTTTAGGTTTTAATACTGTTGTGGTGAAATCCTACAATTTGGGGAAGgtattgtttttgatttattgcTTAACTTAGTTTGACGGGTACTTACAAGTTTTTGCTGTGGTTTCATAGTGGTAGTGGTGGGTTTCGTAATCCTGCATTTTACACATGCCATTATTTAGAAGTTTGAATTTTACGGAGATACATTTTTATATGGTAGGTATATActatctaatataataaagaggcaacatttttttgttagtagaaactactgaaccgattagaaaaaatatttccttgttGGATAGTTGtattcttcccgagtaacataggcaatTTACCCCGGTACAGGCAGGAGCTGCCACGGGACACGCTAAAGCGACTAGTATTTaacagtaaagaaataaaaaaatataagatgtactttagggtgtcccaaaaaaatcaaaatcattttttttaacgcataccctcctgtttttttccttttggtccaaaactattataaataaaattttatgatggtaggaccacggtaacccgtgccgacttacatttgtatgtatgtcatacttgctctctaagactaacgcgatctaacgcgtcgatgtgcttgtgattttttgttatttagtgatagaatcattgttttcaaacagccaacatgtcactagacttacgcagttataaaaagggtatattttcaattaggggacctaaagcatcaaatgatgggctcaaaacttccgtctaatggacaagttctggcagtttcgttgtacaactagcgacccgctccggcttcgcacggaataacagtatttctccgctattgaatgtttgttattatacatgtaaaccttcctctttaatcactctatctattagagaaaaccgcatgaaaatcggttgcgtagttttgaagaattaggtatgcttacaacgggacacggggacagaaaaagcgactttgttgtatactatgtaCTTAGTGCTATTCGggaaattgatttaattgtgaatgaaaacgtaaattttactattcgcgaatgcattatctactgggaaaaggcgcgtattccaataaaatctttgcctaattgtgaaactcgtcaccttgtatcaagtttggagggacaaaagacacaagacgtttttaagcaacgccatcacgactttttcattaacttacatatgtaatttgtttgattttgattaataagaataaatcatcatgtcccgagccttttcccactatgttggggtcggcttccagtcttgccggattcagctgagtactagagttttacaaggagcgactgcatgcctatctgacttctcaacccagttacccagcaacccaataccctttgataagactagtgtcagacttattggcttctgactacccgaaacgactgtccaaaatgttaaatgacagccaggagagcagccggcctacagTTAGCGCGAGTTACAGAAAGCACGCGCCTCGGAGGAGCAAAGaggaaataactcttgaaaaacgattggatgtatcgtttttcaggggttattttgtctttggttattttttttttcaaaagaagatcttaacggtacgttgtatgacaaaatcacctctaacttcatttcagtaaaaaacgagttctttgatcgatcgccttaaaattaatgacagttttctacatgaatgtgtcctacctgctagtcaaataatgcttcgtatcaagaagccaaagtttcagcactgagagttag is a genomic window containing:
- the LOC110369830 gene encoding mediator of RNA polymerase II transcription subunit 15-like, which translates into the protein MKPQQKLDPTLAVLPTANLLREYHKLEQEIERRKKVLQNYRQNNLQSSNNEVQQPEQPSNNQYKVQRPPPPIKMPTLEFPQPYQSDSELAKLYQPAPKTGVRK